One Aegilops tauschii subsp. strangulata cultivar AL8/78 chromosome 2, Aet v6.0, whole genome shotgun sequence genomic window, ACGTAGACGTGCACCGGCATTGGGATGCAAAGTGGAGAAAGGGAACACTGTTTCATCAAACACAACATCCCTGGAAATATAGACTCGGCCGGAAGAGATGTCTAAGCACTTAACCTTTGTGCAAATTACTGTAGCCTAAGAAGACGCATTGTTTGGAGCGGAATTGGAGCTTGTGGGTATTATATGGACGTAGATTCGGCCAGCAAGCACATCCAAAGATGCGAAGAGAAGAATAATTAGGCTTTTCATGGGATAGTTTTTCAAGGGGAGTTTCAAAGTTGATCACTTTGCTGGGTAATCTGTTGATGAGATATGTAGCAGCGATGAAAGCCTCATCCCAGAATTTAAGAGGCATGCTTGCTTGAGTTAGGAGGGAGAGACCAACCTCGACTATCTGACGATGTTTACGTTCTGCTGACCCGTTTTGCTGATGTGCATAAGGGCAGGAAACGTGATGAGATATCCCAACTTTTGTGAAGAAAGAATTTAGCTTCACATATTCTCCTCCCCAGTTTGTTTGGAGAGCAAGAATTTTGCGATCAAATTGACATTCAACAAGATTTTGAAAGTCACGAAATTTTTGAAAAACTTCTGACTTATGTTTGATTAGGTAGATCCACGTGAACTTACTGAAATCATCTATAAAGCTCACATAGTATTTCTTTCTGCCTACTGATTCAACAGCTGGACCCCACACATCAGAAAAAATAAGTTCCAAAGGGAACTTTGATTCACTTATTGAGTTCGGATAAGGCAACTGATGGCTTTTGCCTAGTTGACAAGAATCAAAAATAACTTCAGAATTGACTAACTTAACACATGGGAGCTTATTCTTGCTAATTATTTTGCTAACTATGGTTGATGAAGGATGCCCTAGGCGCCGGTGCCACCTATCCGAGGAGGGTGTGGCACTGAGCACATGCTTCTTGGCGCCTTGTCCCATGTGTTTGACGGGGTATAGGCCTCTCCTACCCCTGCCTTGCAGCAGAACCCTCCTTGTTCCCCGATCCTTTACGAAAAAAGAATAGGGATGAATTTCAACGAAAGAATTGTTGTCAATAGCAAGTCGGCTTGCAGAGATTAAACTCTTGTCAGCCTCAGGAACATGCAAGACATTTTTGAGGAGGAGATCACGTTCGGGAGTATAAATATGAGATTGACCAATATGTGCTATAGCCATACCTGACCCGCTCACAGTGTGGATTTGATCATCTCCTGTGTACCGATCCCGGATGGTGAGCTTCTCTAGGTCTCCTGTGATATGGTTCGTCGCACCACTGTCCAAGTACCAGTTGGTGTCGACGCCATACTGCGGAGCCGCCATGTTTGCAGAGCGTTCCTCCCCCCTTGATAAGAGGAGTCGTAACTCTTCCAGCACTTCCACGCCGGGTGACCAACCTTGCCGCAGATCTGGCACGTTGGTTTGGCGTTGTTGTTGTAGTTGTCGCCGCTGCCGTTGTTGCCTCCACGGTTGCGACGGTTCAGTGGCTTGGGGAAGGTGCCACGGCTACGATCACCGCCGTCGCCTTGCCTGTTGCTGCAGTCGCGTCCACGATCACTGAGGTCACCACCGCCGCGACCCGCGACCGCACCCGCGTGCCGCTGCGTTTGCCGACGACTGAGAGGACCCGCCATGTAAATTTATGCGAGTCTCGAAGCTCAGGAGCTGCGAGTACAGCTCCGGAACCCCGGCAGGCTCAACCCTAGAGCACATGGCAGATACCACGGGTCGAATTCCTCGTCGAGTCCCGCGAGGATGTGAGAGACGACATCCTCCTCGTCCACCTTCTCCCCTGAAGCAGCTAATTCATCACAAAGGGTTGGGACCTTACCAACATATTCAGTGATAGTCATGTTGCCCTTCTGGAGGTTTGCCAACGCGATTCTGACGTTGACGGTCTGCGCACGGGTATGCGATGCAAGCATCCCCTGCACCGTGTTCCACAGCTCTGCTGCGGTGTGGCACGTCGCCACCTGGATGGCCATCGTCGTCGCTGGTGACTTCAATGCTCATCGGGGGCACCACCTGCTCGACGTCGAGGAAGGATGCCATCTGCGCTCCCCGGATGGCCGAGAGCACGGTGGCGCGCCATAGCGCTTCGTTCCCTCTCGTAAGCTTCTCTGTTGCGGTGTGTGCAAACGGAGATGAGGGGAAGGAGTTCACCGAAGAGCTTGCCATGGATGAATTCGAGGTAGGCTTTGATTACCATGAAAGAAGAAAGGGTTTAAGCGTATGCACCTCGGCAGGGACGCGTGCATGTTAATATAGGGGAAAGATTACAAGATCGGCAGGTTGTTTCTAGTCTTGACCTCTACTCCAAGCTATACAAGAGATAAGATCATCTAGCCTAACAACCTGCCCTATACACAACAATACGCACGCAATACCCACGCAATATACCCATCGTGACACTTGTCACGTTACATACAAGTCTAATCTTTAACACCTTGAGCGtaaattaaaaaaaaaatcaaattttttTTTGCTCGGCATACTTCTTTCCCGTGGGGCGATGAGAAACGCGTATACCGCCCGGCATCCGAATTTTTCGAGTGGTGCCCAAAACCATGACTGAGACATAACCAAGCCTAAGTCGATTGAGACTTAGCAAAACTGTCTTGCTAAGTCCCAGTCGGATATATTCGTGAGATTCTGCATTAAGATATGtacaaaattttcttttcagattttttcTTTCTTACATGTTACGTCACTTCACTAAGACTTGGTTGACTTTTAATTTATTGACCATTGAAAGTTGAAACCACAAGAAACATACGTACGTGCGTGCTGTTGTGCAGCACGAACAGATCGCCACCTACTGCAGAGATATGTGGTACTTACGACGAAGTGCTGGTTGAACTTGCGCCGAAAGTGGGGTGCGGCCGCACGAGGACGTTGGACCAGTAGTCCTCCCAGCACGGGTCGGCTCGGCTCCGTAGTCGTaggccgccaccaccgccacccaTCTCGCGGCGGCTTCGGGTCTGCGTTGGTGGCGACTCTGGAAACTCTCTCACCAACCGGGAACTGCTAAATCTGGTTTTCTCGTCAGTTTGGTATAAACGAGAAAGGGACGTGCACATAATTTTTCAAAGGATGATGAAATGGCCACTGGGTTCATATATACACCACTACGTGCTGTAAATGTGTTACCCGGCACCACCACTAGGTCGAAATGGAGGCGTCGAGCAGCACCATGCTGAAGCCGGCCTACTCCACGCCTCGCCCTCTTGCCTGCGAGATGGTTCCGCTGACCCTCTTCGACCGCGCCACCTTGGACATCTTTGTCCCCCTCATCCTCGTCTACCCCGCGCCGACTCCGTCCAACAAGGCGCTCAAGGAGGGCCTGCGCAGGGCCGTCGCGGTGTACCCACACCTGGCCGGACGCCTCGCCGTCGACCACCGGGGCAGGCGTTTCATCCACGTCAACAACGAGGGCGTGCTTGTCGTAGAGGCCGTCATCCCCGTCGATCTAGCGAGCGCGGTCGTCGACGGCAGTGTCGTCACCAACACCGATGAACTGTACCCTGCAGTGCCGCCGCCGGAGGTAATTAACCATCTACAGATGTATGGCTCTACGCATTCTGGATGCTAACTGACTCCCGGGACATAAAATATAGGATAGCGTCGGGGCGGCCCTTCTACAGATACAGCTCAACCGGTACAAGTGCGGCGGCCTCGCGATCGGCTTCAGCAGCCACCACCAGGCCGCCGATGGCTACTCCGTTAGCACCTTCCTCTCCACGTGGGCCAGCGCGGTACGGCAAGGCCGGAACTTCACCGCCCCGTTCCCTTTCCTCGATCGCGGCGCGACCGCCGTTCCTCGGGCTGTGCCGACGCCTGTGTTCGACCACAGGTCCACCGAGTTCAAGGGAGAAGGCGGCAGGTCGTACCCTGTCGTCTCCGATCCCATGTCCTCCAAGATCAAGAACGTAACGGTGCGCTTTACGGCCGACTTCATCGCCGAGCTCAAGGCCCGCGTCGGAATCCGGTGTAGCACGTTCCAGTGCCTGCTCGCGCACGCGTGGAAGAAGATCACGGCGGCGCGCGGCCTGAAGCCTGATGAGTTCACGCAGGTCAGGGTGGCCGTGAACTGCCGGGCCAGGGCCAACCCTCCCGCGCCACCGGAATTCTTCGGGAACATGGTGCTTTGGGCGTTTCCAAGGCTTCAGGCCCGGGATGTCCTGGGCTGGACCTACCGCGGCGTGGTGGAGGCCATCCGCGACGCCGTCGCCCGCGTGGACGCCGAGTACATCCAGTCGTTCGTGGACTTCGGCAGCGTAGCGGACGCTACCGGGGAGGAGctcgcggcgacggcggcggtcaACGGCACAATGTTCTGTCCGGACCTGGAGGTGGACAGCAGCCTGGGTTTCAGGTTCAACCAGATTGACTTCGGCACTGGGCCGCCCTCCGCGTTCGTCACGCCGGACCTGCCCATCGAAGGCCTCATGATCTTCTTGCCGTCGTGCACGGCCAGTGGTGGCGTCGACCTCATCATGGCCATCCCGGAGGATCATGATACGGCGACCTTCTACTCCTTGGATGAGAGAGCTAAACCAAAGATGTAAAATTAATGCTCCCTCTAATCATACATAGATGGTGAAGGTCGTTTTTTCATGGATTCGCACGGGCACGATCATCTCAAGATAAACAGGTACCGCCAGTTCCGGTCTATTGACAAGCTTGGTGATTTTTCTGTATTTTGATTTCCCTATGTCAAATTCAAATATAGTGATGTGTAAACAAATCTGCGAATTCATGAGTGTCTCGGTCATGCAAATAAATCTCATGTGTGTACTTTGTTGGATATTTATGTAGCTTTCAACATTTATTTAACATGATTATTAGTTATTTAACTTAATGTGGCATTATTCATATTTATTAATGTTTATGACGGGGAATGATTGATGTGGAATTTCACTCGAGGAAGGAATACTCGAGCTGCCCAAAAGGAGTGTGATGGAATACTGCAGAGGAATTGATAGGGGGACTCTACTGGAATTTTATATGTATGTACGTATTTTTCCCGGGACATCACAGGGTGGAAGAGCTAGGTTAGTTTTGCAGGATCAGCTCTACAGGCTGTTGACCGACATGATTAAGATTGAAAGTTAATCTCACACATACAATCTAATCATGGCGCATGACTAACACATGTCTGCTAGGGACTAGTATATTTAGACTCGGTCACTTGAAAAACTGGCATGTCTAATCATGGTTGGTTACATTGCTTAAGAGTCATACAGAATAACATGTGAAAATAATAAAAACCTTTGGAAATTGAGTCTATAAATAGATCCCTATCCTCTAACCTCATTATGCATTGTCAGTGGTATCATGGAAAAGACAGAAAAATTAGAGAGTGGACCGTGTAGTCCACAAGTTGCAACATACTTCCTGTCAAAACATTACTTGTGAGATTATTCTCAATGCAGTTGCTTGCAAGATTAGACTTTGCTTGACCTTTTAAGGCAGCCATTATAATTGATTTTGATTTACACATGTGTTAAACCTTGATAATAAGTGTACGTGTAGACTCCCGGTGCCTTTATTGCTTTGAACTTTGAAAAACATAGCGTAGCTACTGGCAAATTGAAGTTACAGAAAGGGAGACTTTAAAGTGCTTGACTGAAGCACCGCACACTATAGGAAAATCACATGATGCCGTGTATCTGTCGGTATGCCGATTATCAAAACACAGATGCTTGGCTTACATCCACATAAGACGATTATGGAATGAAAAACTAACTGCAACAAAAGGAGACTCGGTTTACATCCAAATAAGCTGAGTCAGACAAAAAAAAAGTTCTTGGCATACGACAAACACTTGGTTTATATGCAAAATGGCCCTCGGCTTACTGTCAGGCCTCGGCTAAGGGTTTTGCCACATGGCCATCATCGACCCACTTAACGGCTAGCGTGACGGCCGTTAATATAAGCCGAGTACACTCCCCTCGTACTCGGCTTATATTTCACATTTTTACTTTTTAAAGAAAAAAAAGGTTTTGCCTCCCTGGTAAGCCAAGTACCCTCCGCATGTACTCGGCTTACATCTGGGTTATAAATCATGTGGCCGCGTAAGGGCCGGCCCCTTCATCTTTAAATCAGGAAACCGCGAGGCGATGTCGCCATCGCGTGCTCGCAGTAACAATTCCAATCCGTCTATATATGATCAAATAAAAAAGTTAGTTGCGCCAAATTGCAGGGTTAGTTGTGGCATCTGAACTGCAACTAATCCTTATAATTCAAGCTTAAATTCTGACAACCATGTAATTTGATGCAAGCAAAGGGTTGTTTAGGCTGGTCGTAATGGGGAATATCGTATActaatatcatgcatatgatactagtgtatgatactacttcTGTAATGCATaatatcataagttagtatcttaggttgtcTTATTATTTGTcgtgcatgacacaaagtagtacaacatttaacatggtacggtatcatgatatgatactaaATCATCTCTTTCCTTatttaactgtgtgccacatcatccaaatagtctagttggcatgcgtgataccgcttatgatactTCCATTACGACCAGACTTACATGATCGAGGCCTTCTGGTGATCAAAATGTGATTTTACGTAAACAAGGGTGCCTCCCACATTCGCCCAACACCTTCCTTCTGAATGGCGCATCGCCGCAACTCCGGTGACTCGCGTAGACTCGCTATCAAAATCGACAAGTTTGCGGAGTGCCCGGTTCTTTGTCGACTATTTTCTGGGCACTCAGCGACTGACGCCCTAAAACGAGTGTTGTGAAAAACACTCGAGTTGACCAAAAACATGTGCTCGTACTGAGTATCGCCTGAAAACCACTCAGCAAAGATAGGGCACTGGGCAAACGCAACAGCATGTGTCCTTGCTCGGCGCAGATGACGGCGCGACCTCATTTTCCTAGTTTTTTTTTGTGACACTAAAGCATAATCCATTAGTATTGTTCATGTTTGCCTTACTTATTTTAATCTGGTGTGCAGTTTGCCGAGTGTCGGAGGCTTGGACTGAGCTACAAGGGTGAAGCGGTGATGGTGCCGGTTTTCTCTTAAATGCGTGGTTTTGGTTCACAGATGCAGTTGCAGATGGAGTCGACGCTCTATTTTACTGGTTGTCAGCGGCTGGGCTCCCAACATGGGGCTTGATAGGTGGAAAGGCTCAAGGCTCCGGCGAAAGCTTAGTCTTCGACGAGGGTCGATGCCGGCGATGACGGCGCTCAAGGGTGTCTTTCTCCTCCTTTGAGGGATTGTCGAAGAGTGTTTCCTCTCCACTCGATAGCTGTTGTTTGCATTTGATGCTGCCATGTGGGTTGTTTAATGTGTCCGAACCCTTTTCAGTGGTTGCGAGGCGGTCATGGGCATTTCTGGGCAAAATCATATTTCTTCGACGATGGTGGATGCTCACAACGATTATGCCCACGACCGTTGTTTTTCCTTATTGAAGGCGACTTCGAAAAACCCATCACTTTTTTCTGGATGGTGGTGATGTTGGTGGTGGAGTTGTTTCTAGGCCGGCATCAGcattattttttttgttttactTTTCTTTTTTCTCAATTTGGTTTTCGGCCTAGTTTCCCTTGTAATAATCCGGGCCGCTCGATATGTTTTGCCTTTTCCTATCTACTCCCCCTGTttcaaaatataaggtgtattaattttttttaaagtcaaattTCTCTGAACATCATAATTATGGGTTTTTGGAACATGATGCAAAGAAATGGGAGAATCTTCCATAATGAATCCCAAGATGTTGGATAATGGATAATTTTACTCAAGAATGGTTTCAAAATTGTGGGGCATAGAATGAAACAAAAGAACCTGAATTGCCTCAAGACCTGGATTGTCTCCCACATTGTccctttattagtaggtataaaTATGATGCTTATCGAATGGGGACCACCTATTTGACGCTCGGTGCATCAAATACGGCGTGCTTTGCTGGGCCGGCACATTCATGCAGTACTGTAGCAACCCAGTAGCGAGCGCAATTTCTTTGACGTTGTACTATATGTAGCATTTTTATTTTCAATGTTTTGGAAAACAATATGAAATATTTACTTATTTAAAAAATCATATTTAATAAAAAGCTTTTGAGGAAAAAAATCAAAAATGATTTTTTCTAAATTGTAacacattttttgaatttgagaaTTTTTCATATCTGAACAAATTTTGGAATATGCGAACAGGTTTTTTGTTTTGTGATTATTTTTAAAACCAAACCGGTTTCAAAATTT contains:
- the LOC109745173 gene encoding tryptamine benzoyltransferase 1, with translation MEASSSTMLKPAYSTPRPLACEMVPLTLFDRATLDIFVPLILVYPAPTPSNKALKEGLRRAVAVYPHLAGRLAVDHRGRRFIHVNNEGVLVVEAVIPVDLASAVVDGSVVTNTDELYPAVPPPEDSVGAALLQIQLNRYKCGGLAIGFSSHHQAADGYSVSTFLSTWASAVRQGRNFTAPFPFLDRGATAVPRAVPTPVFDHRSTEFKGEGGRSYPVVSDPMSSKIKNVTVRFTADFIAELKARVGIRCSTFQCLLAHAWKKITAARGLKPDEFTQVRVAVNCRARANPPAPPEFFGNMVLWAFPRLQARDVLGWTYRGVVEAIRDAVARVDAEYIQSFVDFGSVADATGEELAATAAVNGTMFCPDLEVDSSLGFRFNQIDFGTGPPSAFVTPDLPIEGLMIFLPSCTASGGVDLIMAIPEDHDTATFYSLDERAKPKM